A section of the Deinococcus taeanensis genome encodes:
- a CDS encoding long-chain fatty acid--CoA ligase, which translates to MQGNMMDVQLTVPTILERIRTQYRPREVVSLLVAGRDEAGNPVAHKHRTTYGQVADRAQRLAGGLLNLGLQKGDRVATLAVNSFRHLEAYLGVPSAGLVLHTVNIRLHPEQISWILQHAEDRVLLIENVFAAMIPAIKAACPTLEHILVLGPTPHPIALPGVHDYDTFVQDSAPLTRYPELNEQDAAAMCYTSGTTGNPKGVVYTHRSTVLHSLASAPKDALNVGEADTVLPIVPMFHVNAWGLPYTCAMYGAKQVYAGVFADGRSVARLLQEEQVTITAGVPTIWLGLLAELDRARQSGEPYELSGLDRLIVGGSAAPEAMIRAFQDRHALTLLQAWGMTETHPLGTASGVPHGVDPTSDEGYALRAKQGRTVPLIELDVLNDEGQRLPHDGKTMGRLIIRGPWVANSYFKGEGQSNFFELDGQLWFDTGDIATLDDRGYMHIQDRAKDLIKSGGEWISSVDLENAIMAHPAVNLCAVIAMDDTKWDERPLAVVTLNPGQSVSHEALMEFIGPRFAKWWLPDATVVAEALPIGATGKILKRELRDQYRSYGSAQGLVTPAAPDRSE; encoded by the coding sequence ATGCAGGGCAACATGATGGACGTTCAACTGACCGTGCCGACCATTCTGGAACGCATCCGCACGCAGTACCGCCCGCGCGAGGTGGTGAGCCTCCTCGTTGCCGGACGCGACGAGGCCGGCAATCCCGTTGCGCACAAGCACCGCACCACCTACGGGCAGGTGGCCGACCGCGCCCAGCGCCTCGCTGGCGGGCTGCTGAACCTGGGCCTCCAGAAGGGTGACCGGGTCGCCACCCTGGCCGTGAACTCCTTCCGGCACCTGGAAGCGTACCTGGGCGTGCCCAGCGCCGGACTGGTGCTGCACACCGTGAACATCCGCCTGCACCCCGAGCAGATCAGCTGGATCCTGCAGCACGCCGAGGACCGCGTGCTGCTGATCGAGAACGTGTTCGCCGCGATGATTCCCGCGATCAAGGCCGCGTGCCCCACGCTGGAGCACATCCTGGTGCTGGGCCCCACCCCGCACCCCATCGCGCTGCCCGGCGTGCATGACTACGACACCTTCGTGCAGGACAGCGCTCCCCTGACCCGCTACCCGGAACTGAACGAGCAGGACGCGGCCGCCATGTGCTACACGAGCGGCACGACCGGCAACCCCAAGGGCGTGGTGTACACCCACCGCTCCACGGTGCTGCACTCCCTGGCCAGCGCCCCCAAGGACGCCCTGAACGTGGGTGAGGCCGACACGGTGCTGCCGATCGTGCCGATGTTCCACGTGAACGCCTGGGGTCTGCCGTACACCTGCGCCATGTACGGCGCCAAGCAGGTGTACGCCGGGGTGTTCGCCGACGGCCGCAGTGTGGCCCGCCTGCTGCAGGAGGAGCAGGTCACGATCACGGCGGGCGTGCCGACCATCTGGCTGGGTCTGCTGGCCGAACTGGACCGGGCGCGGCAGAGCGGCGAGCCGTACGAACTGAGCGGCCTGGACCGCCTGATCGTGGGCGGCAGCGCCGCGCCCGAAGCGATGATCCGCGCGTTCCAGGACCGGCACGCCCTGACGCTGCTGCAGGCCTGGGGCATGACCGAAACGCACCCGCTGGGCACTGCCAGCGGCGTGCCGCACGGCGTGGACCCCACCAGTGACGAGGGGTACGCGCTGCGCGCCAAGCAGGGCCGCACTGTTCCCCTGATTGAACTCGACGTCCTGAACGACGAGGGGCAGCGCCTGCCGCACGACGGCAAGACCATGGGCCGCCTGATCATCCGCGGGCCCTGGGTGGCGAACAGTTACTTCAAGGGGGAAGGCCAGAGCAACTTCTTCGAGCTGGACGGCCAGCTGTGGTTCGACACGGGAGACATCGCCACGCTGGACGACCGCGGGTACATGCACATTCAGGACCGCGCCAAGGACCTGATCAAGTCCGGCGGCGAGTGGATCAGTTCCGTGGACCTGGAAAACGCCATCATGGCGCACCCGGCCGTGAACCTGTGCGCCGTGATCGCCATGGACGACACCAAATGGGACGAGCGGCCCCTGGCGGTCGTGACGCTCAATCCCGGGCAGAGTGTCTCGCATGAAGCGCTGATGGAGTTCATCGGGCCGAGGTTCGCGAAGTGGTGGCTGCCCGACGCGACGGTCGTGGCCGAGGCCCTGCCGATTGGCGCAACTGGAAAGATCCTGAAGCGTGAACTGCGCGATCAGTACCGCAGCTACGGCAGCGCGCAGGGCCTCGTGACGCCCGCCGCGCCTGACCGCAGCGAGTAG
- a CDS encoding transcriptional regulator: protein MPKKERKRLQVVISDEQDALLTRTAYELSSPERLISKSEVVRLAIEKIARELGEGENLDQYRAILDTELLSDDS, encoded by the coding sequence ATGCCCAAGAAGGAACGCAAACGGCTGCAGGTGGTGATCAGCGACGAGCAGGACGCCCTGCTGACCCGCACAGCCTATGAACTGTCCAGCCCGGAACGCCTGATCAGCAAAAGCGAGGTCGTACGGCTCGCCATCGAAAAGATCGCCCGTGAACTCGGTGAGGGCGAGAACCTTGATCAGTACCGCGCCATTCTCGACACGGAACTGCTCTCCGACGACAGCTGA
- a CDS encoding XdhC family protein, translating to MNAAETRALLLALNSAHARGQRAAIATVVGVHGSAYRREGTRMLVLDDGAQVCMLSGGCLEAEVVEVALDVIRTGRPSLTHYDLSEDATWGLGIGCGGSVDVRVERVDPGDPVSAAWLHALAQGEKAALVVPLDAVDGERLLVTPAGTHGALRPALHDFALAQAGARLTHLEPRAATLSAPDGTPVFIDVSTPPPQLVLYGAGHDAMPLSAQAHALGYDVHVIDPRGAYLTPGRFPGATLHPLAPEELAAFTPGARAHLIIMNHHLDRDRVCLQHALQSGAPYVGVLGPRSRALDLLSTPEAEGVTFTAAQLARLRSPVGLRLGAEAPEEVALSILAELMAWRRGYDGSFLSGHAGRIHDAPTHPAAPLPVHPAPGTP from the coding sequence ATGAACGCTGCCGAGACCCGGGCGCTGCTGCTGGCGCTGAACTCCGCCCACGCCCGCGGCCAGCGGGCAGCCATCGCGACTGTGGTGGGCGTACACGGCAGCGCCTACCGCCGCGAGGGCACCCGCATGCTGGTTCTGGACGACGGCGCGCAGGTGTGCATGCTGTCCGGCGGCTGTCTGGAGGCCGAGGTGGTTGAGGTGGCGCTGGACGTCATCCGGACCGGCCGGCCCAGCCTCACCCATTACGACCTGTCCGAGGACGCCACCTGGGGTCTGGGGATCGGCTGCGGCGGCAGCGTGGACGTGCGTGTGGAACGCGTGGACCCAGGCGACCCGGTGAGCGCGGCGTGGCTGCACGCCCTGGCGCAGGGAGAGAAGGCCGCGCTGGTGGTGCCCCTGGACGCCGTGGACGGCGAACGGCTGCTCGTGACGCCCGCCGGCACCCACGGCGCCCTGCGCCCGGCGCTGCATGACTTTGCGCTGGCGCAGGCGGGCGCCCGCCTGACGCACCTCGAACCCCGCGCCGCGACCCTGAGCGCCCCCGACGGCACGCCCGTGTTCATCGACGTGAGTACCCCGCCGCCGCAGCTTGTGCTCTACGGCGCGGGACATGACGCCATGCCGCTCTCGGCGCAGGCGCACGCCCTGGGGTACGACGTGCACGTGATCGACCCGCGCGGCGCGTATCTGACACCCGGCCGCTTCCCTGGCGCGACCCTGCATCCACTCGCCCCGGAAGAACTCGCGGCCTTCACGCCTGGAGCGCGTGCCCACCTGATCATCATGAATCACCACCTTGACCGGGACCGCGTGTGCCTTCAGCACGCCCTGCAGTCCGGCGCGCCGTACGTGGGTGTGCTGGGGCCGCGGAGCCGCGCGCTGGACCTGCTGAGCACCCCGGAGGCTGAGGGCGTGACCTTCACAGCCGCGCAACTGGCGCGGTTGCGCTCACCGGTGGGCCTGCGCCTGGGGGCCGAGGCGCCTGAGGAGGTCGCGCTGAGCATCCTGGCGGAACTCATGGCGTGGCGGCGCGGGTACGACGGCTCGTTTCTCAGCGGCCACGCCGGACGCATTCACGACGCGCCGACGCATCCCGCCGCGCCCCTCCCCGTTCATCCGGCGCCGGGCACCCCGTGA
- the murA gene encoding UDP-N-acetylglucosamine 1-carboxyvinyltransferase, giving the protein MHLTPLHVQGGRELRGEIAVQGSKNAALPIIVATLLSSERITLHGVPRLSDVYTILDLMAHLGTHHSWVGPNSLELHTPQIVNTDAPYALVSKMRASFIVLGAILARAGKATVSMPGGCAWGPRPVDQHVKALRALGAELSEDGGNFDAVRRGSLSGHFIFELLTVGGTHNAILAATLGDSVVTLENASIDTDVVELIEFLNRLGADIQGAGTNTLTIRGVPHLRGGEYTVIPDRIEAGTFMMLAAATRSCFTVTNTRPDHLRAVIGKLQEMGVDVTEEGSRLTVDARNRQLKPVNITTQSYPGFPTDLQPQMSALLATVPGTSVVQDPVYPDRLTHVAELHRMGANITVSGYTQVIQGAALHAAPVKAADLRAGAALFIAGLTCEGSTVIDGVQYLNRGYERLAQRLQGLGANVTQNELAPAAD; this is encoded by the coding sequence ATGCACCTGACCCCACTGCACGTCCAGGGAGGCCGCGAACTGCGCGGCGAAATCGCCGTCCAGGGCAGCAAGAACGCCGCGCTGCCCATTATTGTTGCCACCCTGCTGAGCAGTGAACGGATCACCCTGCATGGCGTGCCCCGCCTGAGCGACGTGTACACCATCCTGGACCTGATGGCCCACCTGGGCACCCACCACAGCTGGGTGGGACCCAACAGTCTCGAACTGCACACCCCGCAGATCGTGAACACTGACGCGCCCTACGCGCTGGTCAGCAAGATGCGCGCCAGCTTCATTGTGCTGGGCGCCATCCTGGCACGCGCTGGAAAAGCCACCGTGTCCATGCCGGGCGGCTGCGCCTGGGGGCCGCGTCCCGTGGATCAGCACGTCAAGGCGCTGCGCGCCCTGGGCGCCGAACTCAGCGAGGACGGCGGGAATTTCGATGCGGTGCGCCGCGGCAGCCTCAGCGGGCATTTCATCTTCGAGCTGCTCACCGTGGGCGGCACGCACAACGCCATTCTGGCCGCCACGCTCGGAGACAGCGTGGTGACGCTGGAGAACGCCAGCATCGACACGGACGTTGTGGAACTGATCGAGTTCCTGAACAGGCTCGGCGCGGACATCCAGGGGGCCGGCACGAACACCCTGACCATCCGCGGCGTGCCGCACCTGCGGGGCGGCGAGTACACCGTGATTCCCGACCGCATCGAGGCGGGCACATTCATGATGCTGGCGGCCGCCACCCGCAGCTGCTTCACAGTCACGAACACCCGGCCCGACCACCTGCGCGCCGTGATCGGCAAGCTGCAGGAGATGGGCGTTGACGTGACTGAAGAGGGCAGCCGCCTGACCGTGGACGCCCGGAACCGGCAGCTGAAACCCGTGAACATCACCACGCAGAGCTACCCCGGGTTCCCCACCGACCTGCAGCCCCAGATGAGTGCCCTGCTGGCGACCGTGCCCGGCACCAGCGTGGTTCAGGACCCCGTGTATCCGGACCGGCTGACGCATGTCGCTGAACTTCACCGCATGGGCGCCAACATCACCGTCAGCGGCTACACCCAGGTGATTCAGGGAGCGGCCCTGCACGCCGCTCCGGTGAAGGCGGCCGACCTGCGCGCCGGCGCCGCCCTGTTTATCGCGGGCCTCACCTGTGAGGGCAGCACCGTGATTGACGGCGTGCAGTACCTCAACCGCGGCTACGAACGTCTTGCGCAGCGCCTTCAGGGCCTGGGCGCGAACGTCACCCAGAACGAACTGGCACCCGCCGCCGACTGA
- a CDS encoding enoyl-CoA hydratase-related protein: protein MTGPVILEATRAGVRTLTLNRPDKLNAANDALLLALTDALRRADTDAQARVVVITGAGRGFCAGQDLGDVSGRDMTFTEHLNHTYNPLIRTIRTLSKPVISAVNGVAAGAGASLALAGDLRVWAQSASLIEVFSNIALVPDSGSTWFLPRLVGYHRAFELMALAERVRADDALRLGLCEQVFPDDTFQEAVQAYAERLAARPAHALNLTKQALVAGMTSTLDEALDQEAALQQLAGDHWEHEEGVTAFKEKRTPQFIRET, encoded by the coding sequence ATGACCGGACCTGTGATTCTGGAAGCCACGCGCGCCGGGGTGCGCACCCTTACCCTGAACCGCCCCGACAAACTCAACGCCGCGAACGACGCCCTGCTGCTGGCCCTGACGGACGCCCTGCGGCGCGCCGACACCGACGCGCAGGCCCGGGTGGTCGTGATTACCGGCGCGGGGCGCGGCTTCTGCGCCGGGCAGGACCTGGGGGACGTGTCGGGACGTGACATGACTTTCACCGAGCACCTGAACCACACGTACAACCCCCTGATCCGCACGATCCGCACGCTGAGCAAACCGGTGATCAGTGCCGTGAACGGCGTGGCCGCCGGCGCCGGGGCCAGCCTCGCCCTGGCCGGAGACCTGCGCGTGTGGGCGCAGTCGGCCAGCCTGATCGAGGTGTTCTCCAACATTGCCCTGGTGCCCGATTCGGGCAGCACGTGGTTCCTGCCGCGCCTCGTGGGGTACCACCGGGCGTTCGAGCTGATGGCTCTGGCCGAACGCGTCCGTGCCGACGACGCCCTGCGCCTGGGGCTGTGTGAGCAGGTGTTCCCGGATGACACCTTCCAGGAGGCAGTGCAGGCCTACGCCGAGCGGCTCGCAGCCCGCCCCGCGCACGCCCTGAACCTTACGAAGCAGGCGCTGGTGGCCGGCATGACCAGCACCCTGGATGAAGCGCTGGATCAGGAGGCTGCGCTGCAGCAGCTGGCCGGTGATCACTGGGAGCACGAGGAGGGCGTGACGGCGTTCAAGGAGAAGCGCACGCCTCAGTTCATCCGCGAAACCTGA
- a CDS encoding 4Fe-4S dicluster domain-containing protein — protein sequence MIQGVLARLDDAGNHVPRFTAPRCLLERQAVGGCDACHTTCPHQAITLGTLGGSVQIDPAACTGCGLCVQVCPSGALEYNLEPALQSVRDQQRPESRATDDASLTCSQSGAGGPSLTCLGRVTPALLSAAGAWGAPLTLLHGDCGDCPVGAPDVPARLERVLEETQRLRAPTGRPAHVTIRRAAPEDTRRALTVSRRGAFGALFRAGKQHLAQGIPDSPLPFVNWSVPEDRTPQEWTWRARSLKPAPPEDAAVLWPAPIVDESCIDCPVCANVCPTDAITRDLQPDGGVKLLLNLSACTGCMACLHSCPPDAIHAQTHWRPAAFRAPLLLRESHSVM from the coding sequence ATGATTCAGGGTGTTCTGGCCCGGCTGGACGATGCCGGGAATCACGTTCCGCGCTTTACGGCGCCCCGCTGCCTGCTCGAACGGCAGGCCGTGGGCGGCTGTGACGCCTGTCACACCACCTGCCCCCACCAGGCCATCACGCTGGGCACGCTGGGCGGCAGCGTCCAGATTGACCCGGCCGCCTGCACCGGCTGCGGCCTGTGCGTGCAGGTGTGCCCCAGCGGCGCCCTGGAGTACAACCTTGAGCCCGCGCTGCAGAGCGTACGTGACCAGCAGCGCCCGGAGAGCCGCGCGACTGACGACGCCAGCCTCACCTGCTCGCAGAGCGGTGCCGGCGGGCCCAGCCTCACCTGCCTGGGCCGCGTGACGCCCGCGCTGCTGTCCGCGGCGGGCGCATGGGGCGCACCCCTGACCCTGCTTCACGGTGACTGCGGGGACTGCCCGGTCGGGGCGCCCGACGTGCCCGCCCGCCTGGAGCGGGTGCTGGAGGAAACGCAGCGCCTGCGCGCCCCGACCGGCCGGCCCGCGCACGTGACCATCCGCCGCGCGGCGCCCGAAGACACGCGCCGCGCCCTGACTGTCTCCCGGCGCGGTGCGTTCGGGGCGCTGTTCCGCGCGGGAAAACAGCACCTCGCGCAGGGCATTCCGGATAGCCCCCTGCCGTTCGTGAACTGGAGTGTGCCGGAGGACCGGACGCCTCAGGAGTGGACGTGGCGCGCCCGCAGCCTCAAGCCCGCGCCGCCTGAGGACGCGGCGGTGCTCTGGCCGGCGCCCATCGTGGACGAGTCGTGCATTGACTGTCCGGTCTGCGCCAACGTGTGCCCGACAGACGCCATCACCCGTGACCTGCAACCGGACGGCGGCGTGAAGCTCCTGTTGAACCTGAGCGCCTGCACGGGCTGCATGGCGTGCCTGCACTCCTGCCCGCCGGACGCCATCCACGCACAGACGCACTGGCGGCCCGCGGCGTTCCGGGCGCCCCTGCTGTTGCGGGAAAGTCACAGCGTCATGTGA
- a CDS encoding RuvX/YqgF family protein → MNDALPSPALPVVLALDVSKRRIGFAVSAGRLAFGRGSVDRKRLPLDLKAVRLKVEATGAQELLLGLPLRTDGGPSPSADRVRAFGKILSEKGYVVRYQDERFTTRRARELGAEDEDEAAAVQILELYLLGQQGRTS, encoded by the coding sequence GTGAACGACGCCCTCCCCTCTCCCGCCCTGCCGGTCGTGCTGGCCCTGGACGTCAGCAAAAGGCGCATCGGGTTCGCGGTCAGCGCGGGCCGGCTGGCGTTCGGCCGGGGCAGCGTGGACCGCAAGCGACTGCCGCTGGACCTGAAGGCCGTGCGCCTGAAAGTGGAGGCGACCGGCGCGCAGGAACTGCTGCTCGGCCTGCCGCTGCGCACCGACGGTGGCCCGAGCCCCAGCGCAGACCGCGTGCGGGCGTTCGGGAAGATCCTGAGCGAGAAAGGGTACGTGGTGCGCTACCAGGACGAACGGTTCACCACCCGCCGCGCCCGTGAACTGGGCGCCGAGGACGAGGACGAAGCCGCCGCCGTGCAGATTCTGGAGCTTTACCTGCTCGGCCAGCAGGGCCGCACCTCCTGA